One window from the genome of Echinicola vietnamensis DSM 17526 encodes:
- a CDS encoding SusC/RagA family TonB-linked outer membrane protein codes for MKHILLKLAGTLTVFCLCISFSFAQSGGKTVTGVVTNEETGEPIPGATVLEKGTSNGTATDLDGNFKLNLTTESPVLTVSFIGYSSKEVSVGNASELSVSLSEDMGQLEEVVVVGYGTQKRSDITGSVASVPKERLSNLPVTNLTQAIQGTTAGLTVNQGSSVPGSTGGMQIRGVNSINANTSPFIVVDGSPYFGTLNDLNANDIESIEILKDASAVAIYGTRGANGVILVTTKRGDQTDGTPKINYSGYMGFESMSHVLEPMGPDAYVQKYADYLTANNQPQTNILPNASEVENYEAGITTDWLDQATQPGRISEHNLSISGGTEKIQYYVSGSHLKQKGVVKGYQYARTNFRTNIDATITNWLKVGTSSFFTDNNYDGGRVNWLEATAMSPYSVPYDENGEYITFPMDPEQLFKNPLLGLTTDRVDRRRTLSGSGYADITPGFIEGLKYRFNATYVYNFDRFAGYTGRPIYDLNGTADVRNTERANWVIENILTYSKDIDKHHFDITALYSAQSVDYFYSSGQSRGFINDALSFNGMEAGTTQATWSDANNYTLLSQMGRLNYAYDSRYLVTLTARRDGYSAFGANTNKYGLFPSMALGWNIHNEEFMQDHAGLGELKLRFSYGQSGNQAISPNQTVSTANTVLQPFGGAAQVGVLYNTLGNADLTWETTTSANLALDFGFVQNRIRGTVEVYKTKTEDILLRRNLPTITGYNSVWANLGEMQNKGFELTLNTVNIEKSDFSWETSLNFSTYKNEILDLYGDGRDDIGNRWFIGQPLRVIFDYEKLGIWQEGEDIASVDPVSQPGDLKFRDQNGDGQITAEDRVVLGQRDPKWVGGLTNTFRYKNWNLSIFLQTSQGGLKSNRDLTYADEAWRRNLPADYGYWTPDNPSDYWPSLAAYNRYRGFQFAEDYSYVRIKDVRLSYVVPPSFLERYNIGGLTLYAAGRNLHTFTNWFGWDPENTQVSRGSDGWENNYPLVRTISFGLNLTL; via the coding sequence ATGAAGCACATTTTATTAAAATTGGCGGGGACCTTGACGGTATTCTGCCTATGCATCAGTTTTTCATTTGCCCAATCAGGTGGCAAGACGGTGACGGGTGTCGTCACCAATGAAGAGACCGGAGAACCCATCCCCGGGGCAACGGTTTTGGAAAAAGGAACTTCCAATGGTACAGCAACAGACTTGGACGGAAATTTCAAACTTAACCTTACGACAGAGAGTCCCGTTTTGACGGTTTCATTTATCGGTTACAGCAGTAAAGAGGTGTCCGTAGGCAATGCTTCTGAACTGTCCGTTAGCCTTAGTGAGGACATGGGACAGTTGGAAGAGGTAGTCGTAGTAGGTTACGGTACCCAAAAGCGCTCGGATATAACCGGGTCGGTAGCATCCGTGCCCAAAGAGAGGCTTTCCAATTTGCCGGTGACAAACCTTACCCAAGCGATCCAAGGAACCACGGCAGGACTTACCGTTAATCAAGGTTCTTCCGTGCCGGGTAGTACAGGTGGAATGCAGATCAGGGGGGTGAATTCCATCAATGCCAATACCAGTCCTTTTATCGTGGTGGACGGATCACCATATTTCGGTACGCTCAATGATTTGAATGCAAATGACATCGAGTCCATTGAGATTTTGAAGGATGCTTCTGCGGTCGCCATTTACGGTACACGAGGTGCTAACGGTGTTATCCTGGTGACCACCAAAAGAGGAGATCAGACGGATGGTACACCAAAGATCAACTACAGCGGCTACATGGGTTTTGAAAGCATGTCGCATGTATTGGAGCCTATGGGACCGGACGCTTATGTTCAGAAATACGCGGATTACTTGACGGCAAATAACCAGCCGCAGACAAATATCCTTCCCAATGCTTCTGAAGTAGAAAATTACGAAGCAGGTATCACTACCGATTGGTTGGATCAAGCCACCCAGCCTGGTAGGATTTCGGAGCACAACCTCAGCATTTCAGGAGGTACCGAGAAAATTCAGTATTATGTATCGGGTAGCCACTTGAAACAAAAAGGGGTGGTTAAAGGCTATCAATATGCCCGGACAAACTTTAGAACCAATATCGATGCGACCATCACAAATTGGCTGAAAGTCGGAACATCTTCTTTCTTTACCGATAACAACTATGATGGTGGAAGGGTAAACTGGCTAGAAGCTACTGCGATGAGCCCTTATTCGGTTCCTTACGACGAAAATGGCGAATACATTACTTTCCCTATGGATCCTGAGCAATTGTTTAAAAACCCTCTTTTGGGCTTGACCACTGATCGCGTGGATCGAAGAAGGACCCTTTCTGGCTCTGGTTATGCAGACATTACCCCAGGGTTTATAGAGGGATTGAAATACCGGTTTAATGCCACCTATGTGTATAACTTTGACCGATTTGCAGGATATACAGGTAGACCGATTTATGATCTGAACGGAACGGCAGATGTACGCAATACTGAAAGGGCCAACTGGGTGATCGAAAATATCCTGACCTACTCCAAGGACATTGACAAGCACCATTTTGACATTACGGCACTGTACAGTGCGCAGAGTGTGGATTACTTTTATTCCAGTGGACAATCCCGAGGGTTTATTAATGACGCATTGTCTTTCAATGGTATGGAAGCAGGTACCACGCAGGCCACTTGGTCAGATGCAAATAATTACACCTTGCTCTCCCAGATGGGAAGGCTGAACTATGCCTATGACAGCAGGTACTTGGTGACCTTGACGGCGCGTCGAGATGGTTATTCCGCTTTTGGTGCCAACACCAATAAATACGGACTGTTCCCTTCCATGGCCTTGGGCTGGAATATCCACAACGAAGAATTTATGCAAGACCATGCTGGACTTGGGGAGCTAAAGCTGCGATTCTCTTACGGCCAGTCTGGTAACCAAGCTATATCGCCAAATCAGACGGTTTCAACCGCCAATACAGTGCTTCAGCCTTTTGGAGGTGCTGCGCAAGTGGGCGTACTTTACAATACCTTGGGGAATGCGGATTTGACTTGGGAGACGACGACTTCCGCTAACTTGGCATTGGACTTTGGTTTTGTGCAAAATAGGATCCGCGGTACCGTGGAAGTCTATAAGACCAAAACAGAAGATATTCTCTTGCGAAGAAATTTACCAACCATTACAGGGTACAATAGCGTATGGGCAAACCTTGGTGAGATGCAGAACAAAGGTTTCGAACTGACCTTGAATACCGTGAACATTGAAAAATCAGATTTCAGCTGGGAAACTTCCTTGAACTTTTCCACTTATAAGAATGAAATACTTGATCTCTACGGTGATGGCCGGGATGATATTGGTAACCGATGGTTTATCGGACAGCCTTTGCGGGTGATTTTTGATTATGAGAAGCTCGGTATCTGGCAGGAAGGTGAAGACATCGCCTCAGTGGATCCGGTATCCCAGCCTGGAGATCTTAAATTTAGGGATCAAAACGGTGACGGTCAGATTACGGCCGAAGATCGCGTGGTGTTGGGCCAAAGAGATCCCAAGTGGGTCGGTGGTTTGACCAATACCTTCCGCTACAAAAACTGGAACCTGAGTATTTTTCTCCAGACTTCACAAGGAGGATTGAAAAGCAACAGGGATTTGACTTATGCAGATGAAGCTTGGAGAAGAAACCTTCCGGCAGACTACGGCTATTGGACACCCGATAATCCGAGCGATTACTGGCCATCATTGGCGGCATACAATCGCTACAGGGGCTTCCAATTTGCTGAAGATTATAGTTATGTGCGGATCAAGGACGTGCGGTTAAGCTATGTGGTGCCGCCATCCTTCTTGGAGAGGTACAATATCGGAGGCCTCACGCTTTATGCAGCGGGAAGAAACCTGCACACC